The following nucleotide sequence is from Mytilus trossulus isolate FHL-02 chromosome 9, PNRI_Mtr1.1.1.hap1, whole genome shotgun sequence.
tgaaaaaaagCGCATATTGATCTAAAGCAAAAAAACTAGAATGTTGTATTTAACCATTTATATGTATAGATTGCcgtactacatgtatataacctTCAAGTCAAAACCCGAGGTACTTAATTACGCTACACATCAACTACTGCATAAAGGATTTCCGAATAAAAAAGATACATTAAAAATGGATATAAACCATGGCTTCCAATTATGCATGCTTAGTTCTTCAAACTTGTTGTAGGTAATATAAAACTGCATAAACTGACGATATCAAGCTTTTTTGatatcttgatatctatatatttatgttaaaatgcaCGACACAGGGCGGATACTGCCATCTACAAAAGGGAACgggggtcctaacccaggataaaaggggggttccaactatatgtccccattcaaatgcattgattgtccaaaCCAAAGAGGTGATAACTCCCTGAGCGCCCCTCctttggatccgccactgcgaTATATAAGATTACTTTCACATAATTTAAAAGCTTTACGAATTTAGCAGTATGTGCTATTTGTCGTGCCAAACAATGGAACTAATGATTTCTGATCTTTTCTTCAAGTAAGACAGAATAACAACATTCGTTGAAACTATCCATGAAAAAGGACGAGCATCTATGAAATTATTCTAAAAGTAGATTCGCTTATCGCAATATCCTTGGAATACACAGTTTGTTCTATCATGTTTACTTTAAGACTTCACCGTTTCTGTAGattcaatatttattgataatatcTGTTTTGGATCTGCGAGTTGTTATACTGTGTTGCTATGGGTTATTGATTGGAAATATTCTAGAATtgtaaaagaagaagaaaaataaaatcttgatttatttgccacaaagtcccctttttctattaaatgcaatggaacagtaaaaaaaaatgctttgcatcaagtttcccattggaatatgtacaaaatggcctatctttattattcattatatctgtgttttaatacaattgaagtttgaaaagtttgtacaaaaatggctacagaagggtacataaaccttatgGTTGATAGTGgtatcattggcaattatacctcatctttttattttgatataagtatGTGATTGGGTTGTAATGTTTGTCCGTTGAAAGTTGTAGTACAGATTAGTCCGTGGGTTTCCTCTTTTGACGTGTTTCTTGTTCTGTCAACCAAAGCATTTCTAGCCTTCTGTATGTTATTATTTGTGCTTATTGTTGGAGGCCGGTCGTACGTTATAAGTTTACCTGCAATAATAATGGAACTAATGATTTCTGATCTTTTCTTCAAGTAAGACAGAATAACAACATTCGTTGAAACTATCCATGAAAAAGGACGAGCATCTATGAAATTATTCTAAAAGTAGATTCGCTTATCGCAATATCCTTGGAATACACAGTTTGTTCTATCATGTTTACTTTAAGACTTCACCGTTTCTGTAGattcaatatttattgataatatcTGTTTTGGATCTGCGAGTTGTTATACTGTGTTGCTATGGGTTATTGATTGGAAATATTCTAGAATTGTAAAAGAAGAAGAGCTATtctatttataactattttacatgCTAAAGATTAGTCATTATGTAATTTGTGTTTAAATTGGGAAAATGCTAAAGCAAACAGTTATTTGTATGATTGTTATATAAATGGAATTAAACTTGCGAAATTGTCTGACGAATTCTATTAATTGTAAGTATCGTTATTTgaatagatttttatttacaaaattaagaatTGCAGTTACCATGGTCAcatcaattgaaatattttattgtcaaacaCATACTACATGCATATATTAATTACAGAAtgtaatatgtatataatttaaaaatgcacGACACAtaaaacgaagatgtggtatgattgacaatgagacatctctccataagtgaccaaactgacacagatattaacaacaaTACTAGTTTGCTTATGATAATTTTATAGTttacacctgtcctaagtcaggaatctgattacagtagttgtcgtttgcttatgtaatttatacgtgtttctcgtttctatttttttttatatagattggttttcccgtttgaatggttttacaatagtaatttcgggccctttatagcttgtttttcggtgtgagccaaggctccgtgttgaaggccgtacactgacctataatggtttacttttacaaattgttatttggatagagagttgtctcataggcactcataccacatcttcctatatctatatgttaACAAAACCGTGTAGAATACAAGTTTTTATAAAAGTGGGAAACATGTCATATTGACCTCCTAATGCACTATCCCCTATCGAGAACCATATAAAACAAGGTTAACTAAGCTTTTACATGATTTAAAACTTGCCAGGTGTAccacatatatctatatatagccTAGACTACATGTAGTGCCTTTGACTAGGTTCAATAGCTGGGTTTATGCCGCAGACAATGAACGTGTCATCCCCAAAGGAATCGCCAGCTAAAAGTCAGTAATCCTGAGTGTGTCAGCATTAAATACAATTGATTCGGTCAGTTTTTGTACGTGTACTGCTGATAAAGCTTAGAAACTATTGGAGACATTATTGTTGCGCTCGATTTCAATCTGTGGCTTACCAGTTTGCTTGCTTCGGTCCGCTACCAATTACAACTGACCGCTGCATATAAGTACATtgtgctgaaagtggcattgAACAATAATCATCAATCTCCCTTCGGGTATTCTAGTATATggctttagtttttttaatgttttaatacttttcAACTTACACAGGAATAATGTGAATTTCATATGAAATCCACTTTAATTGAGGTTCAAATAAATCTCGAGTGAAATTTAGCACGTGAATTTCACATtagatttttgttgttgtatttttcatgttttaatcaaattaaaatttggatgTTATTTGAAACccatcattttgaaaattcatgtGATTTACAGATGGATATTTGCAATTTCAGGTTTTCCTCATGAGGAACAGTTCACTTGAGTTTCTTGTATAAGCTCTTTTGAGGTGACAAATACGTGAAATTTACACGAGATTCACATAAATCGTTATTCATCATCATGTAAGATAAATgtccctatatatatatagccgtTTATTTGGTCGTACAGTTGCTTTCATCTGTTGTCAAGACTTGAAGTCGTTGAACGTCGTCGTAGACGTTTTCAAAgatcttctcttctgaaactacaagACCAATTTTAACCCTATGGTACAATATCTAGTAAATATTTGCAAATACagatttaaatcaattaaacatAACGACATCTAGAGGAAATATTGACAAAGGAGTGGGTATTATAAggccattttgtttttcaatttcaatttgaaaatgtatttttaattgattaaatttcatCGTTAGATGTTCATTAGATTAAATTGTATAGAATAATAGAGATTTTTTTCAGATCGTATTTGGGGCGACAGTATCGGTGGAGGTTTCAGAAGTGTTGTAAACACGTGACTGGAAGTCAATTGATCGGACAGGTAAGTAAGAAGATTGTAGCATATTAATTACAGCGATATGttagaaattaatattttagttCAACTAGCTATAGGGTTACTGAACGATTATAACGTTACTGCAATTCAATATCATGCAATTCAATAATTACTAATACGATATGATTTAAAACACTCTTTTGACGAGTTGCTATGTTGCGTTGCTATACATCATTGATTGATAATTATATAAGAGTGCACAAGATAAATAGGGATTTCAAAAATCATATAACTATCTAATATAATACAAACTTATCTTTCTGCTGTCTAGTCTAATATTTACAAATTCTTAAACAAGCATCTATTATAGGCATACACATAGAATTAAACGGTACATTTGAAAAATCTGAATGCAAGTATCTAAATTCTAAATTCGACTGTTCTAACTTTATTAAGATTATATTCACTATCCATGGAATAACATGTTAaatgaataagaataagaataagaataagaataattttatttagtcCAATTACAGGGCCTATTATCGGGAATATACATATAGACCATGTGTAGaatcagaaaaaataatgcaCCCACCGAACACACGGCTGaattaaatatcaatgaaaagacaaaattttaaacttttagaGTAATGATGCAGTAATCATGAGAAGTGGTaggaattttgaataattaaggACAAAGGTCAACAGTtatatttttccaaatattgtTCTAACTGTTAGTTTTGGGTTAAgttcagaaatgaaaaaaatatattaagaaaGAAGATGACAATTTGCCATACAGTATACATGTAATACcgctcaaatttttttttttttttaaataacaacttGACttcaaagttcaaagtttacgggtagactttacatggataaaatttgaaaatgtattcttaattgattaaatttcatCGTTAGATGTTCATTAGATTGAATTGTATAGAATAATAGAGATTTTTTCCAGATCGTATTTGTGGCGACAGTATCGGTGGTGGTTTCAGAAGTTTTGTAAACACGTGACTGGAAATCAATTGATCGGACAGGTAAGTAAGAAGATTGTAGCATATTAATTGCAGCGATATGttagaaattaatattttagttCAACTAGCTATAGGGTTACTGAACGATTATAACGTTACTGCAATTCAATATCATGCAATTCAATAATTACTAATACGATATGATTTAAAACACTCTATTGACGAGTTGCTATGTTGCGTTGCTATACATCATTGATTGATAATTATATAAGAGTGCACAAGATGAATAgggatttttaaaatcaaatgactatctgatatatttaaataacaactTGACttcaaagttcaaagtttacgggtagactttacatacataaattaagtcgtataagaaaagcaaaatgagtatgttaaatttgatgtactGTATgactttttgtgcttcttcgttacaatTGTTGTTTtcatagtgatattaagatgataacacaatattgactgctgtaccactatttttgacatttttactctttgagtatgtttgttttgttcatgcatcgttaacaatgtaatgaaatttgatgcgattgccatacaagtgagaggtttagatagctataaaaccaggttcaatccaccattttctacatttaatagaaaatgcctataccaagtcaggaatatgacagttgttatccattcgtttgatgtgtttggacttttgattttgccttttgatttttgattttcctttttgaattttcctcggagttcagaatttttctgtttttacttTTGACCTCAAAGTTCAACTAtgagaaaataattataaggtCACCAATGTCGTTGAATTTACCAATCTGTTACATATTTGGTTGTGAAAAACGTCACAAATAAACGTTTCACGACGTACAACGAGATGTCGTTACgatcattttgacattttgtgtaccttgtttttatttttattttacccaGAACACCACTTTAAATGATGAAACCCGACCGATCTGAGCTGGTTTAAttctcaaaaattaaatttgacgAAGGTAAAGTAATAACAACATCCCAAAAAAATTGggtttagaaaatattttttttttctttctataatCAAGTAATTCACCGTGGCTGCAGATTTATACATCTAAAATGGATAAATAATTTTTACTGGTACTCTAGAATTTTAGAGTTGACAAAGGTAAAAAATTAGCAGTAGAGACTGTGtagttacaataaatataacacaaatgAAAAGCACAGCGCGAATTAGACCTCCACCTTTTTATTGATCCTTTATAGGGtcaaagtattttattttctcatcGAAAACCTTTCCCGAGTGAGTCAATCCTCCATAGACCAAGCAGTTGTGTGGTCCATGATTGTAATGGTCAGTcgattgaattttttttgtatatctcATCTGTCTTTTATTGTACTACATTGTACATGAGTTTACATTTATCAATTATGTTGGTAAAAATTATTGTGTCTACTCCCAAGATGTGCCATTATCATGGACTTTTCATTTGGTCTTAGATGCAGTGCAAGTTCTGGATTATTATTTATgtgtgtattttcttttcattaattACTCGAATTTGTAACGAAAAGATTGATGAACATTATCAACATTATTAATGTATAGTATACGAGTTGAGATTCGTTTGTTCAGctcattttcttttcatataaccgatatttatatattaaaaaaattgccgACAAGATCATTTTAAGTAAAGTTATTGTTTACTGTTGGTATTTTAGATGAGttgtttaaacttattttaaagtaaGATATTGTATTCAATTCCTTCTAATTAAGTATgttcacagtttttttttatgttccaGATGTTTTATTGAAAGAGATCGGTGTTTATACAAAGCAAAGAAAATGTTTATCTGGCCATGGTGagcaataatttgtttaaattctaATTAGTAAActcaaacaaacataaaatagttatcaaataaCCACAAACTCTTTCATGGGAGACGCCACTTGCAGAGAAAAGCgaacatttttcttaaatatgagTTTAGTATTGTGGAAAGTTAATATAAATACACAGGTCTTAATCAATATCCCAGTCGAACCGaccttatatataattaaccaAACACAAGTCAACTATAAACAATCAGCATTTTTTGCATGTTCGATTTTTGTACAACcttgataaatacatttatttacaataagtGACATACGCTACTCTGCTGTAGAATAAACGACattcaacatttaaattatatgcatACCTTaccacaaaataatatacaaatcttgttatcttattaattaattgaatgaCTTATGTGTTGAAtgacttcggtgttgacatgaatatcaattatatggtcatttttataaattttctgtttacaaaactttgaatttttcgaaaaactaaggattttcttaccccaggagtagattaccttagccatatttggcacaactttttggaattttggatcctcaatgctcttcaactttgtatttatttggcttttaaactattttgatctgagcgtaactgatgagtcttatgtagacgaaacgcgcgtctggcgtataaaattataatcctggtacttttgataactattatgggCAAAAGAATATCTGTTAACACTACACAGAAATGTAATGTAATGAACAAATAATACGAGCCAAAACAAAAACGTTATGAATTTCGACATTATGGAATAGAAAGTAGTTCCTGTTCACCCGTTGCAACCCATCGTGGAAGTCATGACTAGTAAAACTATGTTTACAAAAGTATTCAAACCGAGATTCGAACACTAGATACGATATCGACCCAATACtaggaaatgaaaataacgtttaAAACTTTCATTCGTCTTGGATTACCGTTATCAAAATCACACaaaccaaaacatttgaaagtgAAGGATGTATTCGCAAAACTATTAAGAATGGATCGCGAGATAATATTCAAATACACATAAGGTCACCTATGCCTGAGAGAGtaataaaaatgtatgaaaacgaTATCAGTTTGTAAATTCGATAATGCAAATAGGACAACTATTAGCTATATTTAAAATACGTTTGGAAATAattctgataataaattgtgACATATGTGGTTCGTTTTCACTTTTGAAGTGACATGTAGCATCAAAAAGGGAATAataatggggaatgtgtcaaagaatgAACAatctgaccaaagagcagaaacagccgaaggtcaccaatgACAAAATTCCGTATCCATATACGGgacttcagctggcccctaaacataCATCTACAGGTACTAGTTCATTGCAAATAGATGTCATaataaactccaaaacatattcTAGTAGATGAATTGAAATATAAAGTCCTACATGACGTTAAAGGTCAGAGGCTCTTGATttgggacagacgcaaaaatTCGACGGAATCACTATTTTCAAATTGACTAACAAAGCCAACATATCCATAACTAAGGAGAAATTTCATACACGAGATAAAGCTCTCGACAAAAATGTCAACTAGCAAAAGATAAATTGTTCTTCAGAAAGAAAAATCACTATCTTCAACGTACTCGTTTTATAGTTTTGTGTCCGAAAgtcctgaaattaaaaaatattactaaaCAACATAAACTTCTATTAAATAGActcatgttttaaaaataatttaaaaagagatataaattttatatggtaatgttataaagaaaattaattcaATGGATGCCTTTATCACGTCTATACCAGGCAGACTATCGTTAGGaccttttcttttaaatacattcACTTATCAACATAGGGATCATCAAATTAATTACATGGTGTAAAactggtgtttttttaaaactccaTTGGtgaatgttatataaaaatgagtAGATATGgtattattttctaataaaacgCTACATACCAGAGTCCAATGACGTGACAGTAAACAGTTAAAGGACATATTGTCGCcttcaaaaacgaaaaaaaatatatgaacctGGGTAAAAACAGGAACCGAcatatatgaaacaattcaaataaaatactaaaaaattcGAATGGATGACTAAACAAGTATGACAGATACGAACCAACAACTTCAAGGCAAATAAGTAAGTATTTACAACCTTTTGAATTCCAATTGgcttacaaatataaaaacagacaaacaaacgaaAACAATAATCATCCACTGATTTTTTAGAGATACAGTAATTAAAAAGTCCTGCAAGTTTTCTTCCGAGTTGTTTTGTTTAACTCAGTGTGTCACTTGACTTAAGCTACCTCAAATTCTTGGATTAATAACTgctcatttaaaaataatattttattttataagaagTCACAAAATATATTGGATTTCGATCATTTGAATTCTCCTTGTAGGTTTCTATTTCAGAGGTAACTACTTGAAAAGAGATAGTGAAAAGGTTGTGAAAGCAGAAAAAAGAGGAggcaagaaaatgaaacatacattacctttaacattttctgtaaattacgcttaattacacatatatattttataattattcaatATGATTGTCGTTTCAGCATACTTCGACTTTTCGCTTGTTTATATGGTGTTCTGAAACTGTAACTTGTGAGATCTAAATTATTAcagtatattattttgatatcgGTGATAATTAAGGATTTAAATATTGGTATATTTGAACAATGTAgaacatatatttttcataaaattttaaacgattttgagcattttgaaaaataaataaaggcacaataaattacatttctctatcaaatttaaatgcaaACATGTTACGTCAAATCCGGTtaagaaattttgttaaattcaatGGCAACCATGAGCATAGGCTAGACTTTCCTGTAAATGGTGTGTACATTTTTCTTGGCGAAAACAATACGGGTAAAAGCTGTGTTTTTGAAGGAATTAGGAGGTGTATGCAAACTGAGTTAAACTCCTCAATCTCAGCAAGGCACAATCCTGGCGATATATCAtatgtaatttgtttatttaagaaaatcaaaGGTGACTTGTTGACTTCCTGTTTCGTTTCATTTAAAGAGGACGATGACACAATCTTttgcaaaattgtattttacaaGGCTGGTAACGGAACTATTATTGCTCGTTCCGTTCGTCACACAAAGGAAGGTGGATGGGGAGCATTTTATGAATGTACTTTGTCAGATGACAaagataaatttcatttattggGCTCCCAACTTTTGGATGTCAATATTAAAGACGAAATCGATTCAACTGAActcattaaatttttaaaaacccATAGAAGTGATAACAATGTCATTGAAATTTTTGATCAGTCGTTCGAACGGATAGAATTTGAAACCATTTTTGCTTACAGAGGCATAAATCCGATCCAAACATCTCGCCAGATACCAATCAAGGAAGtttataacaaatacaaaagtgCAAATGATCTGGCCTATGTAATAAAATCTCATCTAGATGACTTACGTACAGATAATAGTAAAGTAGATACAAATACTGAATCTGAGTATTTCCGTTGTATGACTGAACCCAATTCATACACATTTCAgcttaaaaatgaagatgataCATCCATAGGCTCTATAGAGAACATGCACATCGTTGTAAGCAGTGGGATGAATGGGAACCCATTTTCAATACTAAAAGCACCGGAAGGTATTTTAGAAGCAAAGCTCTTGTCTATTACTTTATCTAATAGGGAAACAACGACACTATTAATTGAAGAACCTGGAAGGGGAATGCATCCGTCCATGCTTGACTGCTTGAGAGATTTAATCTTGTATGATGTTAACACAAAGAAAGAGAAAACTGTTATACTTACCACACACAATCAAAGATTTATTTGCCCCTGGACATTtgagaaaatgttttatttctacTCTAGTGAAAGCGGAACTGAAGTGATAAGTCTAGGCCATGAATTTAGTGACAAAAAACTGAAGAGCAAGGAATATTTATGCGGTGATCAGGTTAGCccaatttttttctccaaacGGGTAATTATGGTGGAAGGTCCAGATGACATGAGATTCCTAgctactttaaaaaatatcatgttaaCAGATAAGTCAAGAAGAAATTCAGTTTTTCGTGTTTGTGGAGGTAATAGTCAATATGAACataaattgaaaaagtttttaacGTCTTTGCATATAATCGCTATGGGGGGTAGCGATCGTGCCAAGGAGATAGAGCCTCTTTGCTCTGCTCTCAAACTCAACGATAGAAATCTACGGTACTACATGTTTGATAGCGATGCcttatcaacaataaaaaattttGTAATGCCAAACCTACAAAAGAAAGATATTGAAGGATTTAAACTAGATGAAATGGAAAACACTGGAATCTTTGTTTGGTTCGCGTATATCAACACAATCGTAGATAACTTAGGAACAAACGCTATTTATAAATGTAGTGAGCTTCATAATTATGGCAGATTGGAAGAAGCCTTActacaattttacaaaacacaCGATCGCAAATATCATGCATGTAAtgcaaaatgcaaaataaacaattgtacAGGCTTAGAAGAATTTTTAACGGCCAaacatttagatttaaaaaagaaaaagatttggAACTCAAATGAAATTACTGACATAGATATGAGAGAAATTATTGAACGTATAATAGATATTAGCATGGAGTATGGGGATGATTGTAAGTATAAGGGAATTGATTTCCCATGTCCTTTCAAACGTCTATTGCAGTTCCTCATCAAAAATGCAGAAAGATCttagaaataaacataaacGAGATGTGTTCCTCCAACAACTTCCTCACGTTCTCCAAAAGAAACaaagacaatataaatacaaaacggTTCAGGGTTTCACAACCCAAACGGATTAAAAGCATAGCCTTAACCAATCCAAGATTGAGCTAcgtattgttttaaacaaaacagtcTTGTTGATAACGGTACTCAAGAAATGTGAACGTCAACTGTATATCTGAATTTTTCTGTTTTCGTCTTTCTTAGTTCCACTTGAATAGTGTAAGAAATATATCCTAATCTAAGGGAACAATTAGTGagttttttccttctttttatttttaaaagagataagtttaaacacatttatttacagctgtggattgggaaacaagttatcaCAATTTATATCAATTCCATTCCACTTTGCTGGTGCGAATgttgccttgtagcggcattagcctgctcttttcgaaatctacaagggtgtcctTTACGTGCAATAGATATTGGTCTCTCTAAACACTGTTCAGTCATTTATCGTCCCTTTCGACGGACTATCATCCTTTCTCAAGACCATACGCGCAAATGGTGTCTAGGGAGAGCCAAAAATTAAATGGCTGAAAGTTTCAACGGGGATTGAACATGGGATTTTTGTGTTTGTAGTCCGATGCGCTAACCACTAAACCAAGGCTCTCATTGGTTAAGCAATCGGGAGAAATTCAAGGTGCATAAACTTCGCTTTTTTTAGAATCATTATTATAGTCAATACCAAGTTTCAGCTTAACCTTTAAGTTTTTGTCGCATTTAAATTAATGATAATCAATCTACGTCGGGCgggataaatgttttaattgatgtagtttaaatgcatacaataaatttgtaaataaatacgAAGTTCAACGTTgaaaatttgtataatatatacatgtgtttGTTTTATACCTACAGACTTATGCGTGATAAACTCAACACATCTAAAATTTTACCTTGTATACATTGTATTCTTTATAAAATCATTCAGTTTAACAGATATAAACGTATTACTATATCTTAATActctttgaatttaaaaaaaaatatacttatatgcactatacatatatttgtaagttGTGAACtaatacaatttggaaattagtatggcgttcattatcactggactagtatatacttgtttaggggccagctgaaggacgcctccgggtgcgggaatttctcgctacattgaagacctgttggtgaccttctgctgttgtttttttatttggtcgggttgttgtctctatgacacattccccatttccattctcaattttacttcagTTTGATGTATGGGTACGCTCAATATTATCTAGCTAGCGTCATCAATTAATGCAACAGAAGAACTTTAAACATGGCTGAATTTTCATTCCCATTTGCCTGTAACATAATAtctacatttgtttgttttatactaAAGACTTATGCGGGATAAAttcaaacacatttaaaattttactttttatattctttaaaagaTCATTCATTTAAACAGGAATAAACTTATTACTATATCTTAATACCCtttataaatcttatttttaaatatttatatgaactaTACATATATTTGACGTACAAAAAAAGACAAGTTGTGAGATATTTTAGTTCGATGTATGGGTACTCTTATTTTTACCTTTACACATGACTGAACTTTCATTCCAATTCGCCTGTAACAATTATCTATCTAACAACTGAGCACAGAACACATTCAGTTTTCTTAACAATTCTTTATCT
It contains:
- the LOC134683914 gene encoding uncharacterized protein LOC134683914 isoform X2, producing MELNLRNCLTNSINYVLLKEIGVYTKQRKCLSGHGFYFRGNYLKRDSEKVVKAEKRGGKKMKHTLPLTFSVNYA
- the LOC134683914 gene encoding uncharacterized protein LOC134683914 isoform X1, which encodes MLRQIRLRNFVKFNGNHEHRLDFPVNGVYIFLGENNTGKSCVFEGIRRCMQTELNSSISARHNPGDISYVICLFKKIKGDLLTSCFVSFKEDDDTIFCKIVFYKAGNGTIIARSVRHTKEGGWGAFYECTLSDDKDKFHLLGSQLLDVNIKDEIDSTELIKFLKTHRSDNNVIEIFDQSFERIEFETIFAYRGINPIQTSRQIPIKEVYNKYKSANDLAYVIKSHLDDLRTDNSKVDTNTESEYFRCMTEPNSYTFQLKNEDDTSIGSIENMHIVVSSGMNGNPFSILKAPEGILEAKLLSITLSNRETTTLLIEEPGRGMHPSMLDCLRDLILYDVNTKKEKTVILTTHNQRFICPWTFEKMFYFYSSESGTEVISLGHEFSDKKLKSKEYLCGDQVSPIFFSKRVIMVEGPDDMRFLATLKNIMLTDKSRRNSVFRVCGGNSQYEHKLKKFLTSLHIIAMGGSDRAKEIEPLCSALKLNDRNLRYYMFDSDALSTIKNFVMPNLQKKDIEGFKLDEMENTGIFVWFAYINTIVDNLGTNAIYKCSELHNYGRLEEALLQFYKTHDRKYHACNAKCKINNCTGLEEFLTAKHLDLKKKKIWNSNEITDIDMREIIERIIDISMEYGDDCKYKGIDFPCPFKRLLQFLIKNAERS